In Mixta intestinalis, the following are encoded in one genomic region:
- the panS gene encoding ketopantoate/pantoate/pantothenate transporter PanS — protein MLAKITRLFPVWAVLLSAAACYSPGTFLGIGPWVSYLLMIIMFAMGVTLHINDFKRVLVRPAPVIAGTFLHYLVMPLAAWLLAKLFQMPPDLAAGMILVGSVASGTASNVMIYLAKGDVALSVTISSVSALVGVFATPLLTRLYVDTHIEVDVMGMLLSIIKIVVIPIGLGLIIHHSMNSLVKRIEPWLPAFSMIAILLIISAVVAGSQGFIGSVGLVTIVAVMLHNATGLLGGYWGGKLFGFDESTCRTLALEVGMQNSGLAATLGKLYFSPLAALPGALFSVWHNLSGSLLAGYWSGKPVAEKKM, from the coding sequence ATGCTCGCCAAAATCACCCGGCTGTTCCCCGTGTGGGCTGTTTTGCTCTCCGCGGCCGCCTGTTATTCTCCCGGCACCTTTCTTGGCATTGGCCCCTGGGTATCTTATCTGTTGATGATCATTATGTTCGCAATGGGCGTAACTCTGCATATTAATGACTTCAAACGCGTGCTGGTGCGTCCGGCACCGGTTATTGCCGGCACCTTTCTGCACTATCTGGTGATGCCGCTGGCGGCCTGGCTGCTGGCAAAACTGTTCCAGATGCCGCCCGATCTGGCAGCAGGTATGATTCTGGTTGGCAGCGTTGCCAGCGGTACTGCCTCCAACGTAATGATCTATCTGGCGAAAGGCGATGTGGCGCTGTCGGTCACTATCTCTTCAGTGTCGGCGCTGGTCGGCGTTTTCGCTACGCCGCTGCTGACGCGTCTGTATGTCGATACCCATATCGAAGTGGATGTGATGGGCATGCTGCTCAGCATCATCAAAATTGTGGTAATTCCGATTGGTCTCGGCCTGATTATCCATCACAGCATGAATAGCCTGGTTAAACGTATTGAGCCGTGGCTGCCTGCTTTCTCCATGATCGCTATTCTGCTGATTATCAGCGCCGTGGTAGCAGGCAGCCAGGGTTTTATCGGTTCAGTGGGGCTGGTAACGATCGTCGCGGTCATGCTGCATAACGCCACCGGGCTGCTTGGCGGCTACTGGGGTGGCAAGCTCTTTGGTTTCGATGAGTCTACCTGCCGCACGCTGGCGCTGGAAGTCGGCATGCAGAACTCCGGGCTCGCAGCAACGCTGGGTAAACTTTATTTCTCGCCGCTGGCGGCACTGCCCGGCGCGCTGTTTTCCGTCTGGCATAATCTCTCCGGCTCGCTACTGGCAGGTTACTGGTCAGGTAAGCCGGTTGCAGAGAAGAAGATGTAA
- the yjbE gene encoding exopolysaccharide production protein YjbE: MKILRYVMAAALILASLSAVAAEKNEVGAAVGDIAGIAAGEEAGAISTGSTSYAGVSVASSLLGTGVAAIGGGDSANTGTTTTGTRR, translated from the coding sequence ATGAAAATTCTACGTTACGTTATGGCTGCTGCGTTGATTTTAGCCTCTTTGTCGGCTGTAGCCGCTGAAAAAAATGAGGTGGGTGCAGCAGTAGGGGATATTGCCGGTATCGCCGCTGGTGAAGAAGCTGGCGCTATTTCTACAGGCAGCACAAGTTATGCTGGCGTTAGTGTGGCCAGTTCGTTGTTAGGGACCGGGGTAGCTGCTATCGGCGGCGGTGATAGTGCTAATACCGGCACTACAACCACAGGAACAAGACGTTAG
- the pgi gene encoding glucose-6-phosphate isomerase, whose amino-acid sequence MKNINPTQTAAWQALQQHYEQMKDVRIAELFAQDSDRFAKFSATFDDQMLVDFSKNRITSETLDKLQALAKETDLAGAIKSMFSGEKINRTEDRAVLHVALRNRSNTPIMVDGKDVMPEVNAVLDKMKTFSERIIGGEWKGYTGKPITDVVNIGIGGSDLGPYMVTEALRPYKNHLNMHFVSNVDGTHIAETLKKVSPETTLFLVASKTFTTQETMTNAHSARDWFLKAAGDEQHVAKHFAALSTNAQEVAKFGIDTANMFEFWDWVGGRYSLWSAIGLSIILSVGFDNFVQLLSGAHAMDKHFAETPAEQNLPVLLALIGIWYNNFFGAETEAILPYDQYMHRFAAYFQQGNMESNGKYVDREGNPVTWQTGPIIWGEPGTNGQHAFYQLIHQGTKLVPCDFIAPAITHNQLGDHHDKLLSNFFAQTEALAFGKSREVVEKEFADAGKDAKSVEHIVPFKVFEGNRPTNSILLREITPYSLGALIALYEHKIFTQGAILNIFTFDQWGVELGKQLANRILPELKDAGNVSSHDSSTNGLINRYKSWR is encoded by the coding sequence ATGAAAAATATCAATCCGACGCAAACTGCTGCCTGGCAAGCCCTGCAGCAGCATTACGAACAGATGAAAGATGTACGCATTGCCGAGCTGTTTGCCCAGGACAGCGATCGTTTTGCGAAATTCTCCGCCACCTTTGACGACCAGATGCTGGTGGATTTCTCAAAAAACCGCATCACTTCTGAAACCCTGGATAAATTGCAGGCGCTGGCGAAAGAAACCGATCTGGCAGGCGCGATCAAATCCATGTTTTCCGGTGAGAAAATCAACCGTACCGAAGATCGTGCAGTGTTGCACGTTGCCCTACGCAACCGCAGCAACACGCCGATTATGGTTGATGGCAAAGATGTGATGCCGGAAGTGAATGCCGTACTGGATAAAATGAAGACGTTTTCTGAACGTATCATTGGCGGCGAATGGAAAGGTTATACCGGCAAGCCGATCACGGACGTAGTAAATATCGGTATCGGCGGTTCCGATCTGGGTCCTTACATGGTGACCGAGGCGCTGCGTCCCTATAAAAACCACTTGAATATGCACTTTGTTTCCAACGTTGACGGCACCCATATCGCTGAAACGTTGAAAAAAGTCAGCCCGGAAACCACGCTGTTCCTCGTGGCTTCCAAAACCTTTACCACGCAGGAAACCATGACCAACGCCCACAGCGCGCGTGACTGGTTCCTGAAGGCGGCAGGTGATGAGCAGCACGTAGCAAAACACTTTGCGGCGCTCTCTACCAATGCGCAAGAAGTTGCAAAATTCGGTATCGATACCGCCAATATGTTTGAGTTCTGGGATTGGGTTGGCGGTCGTTATTCTCTGTGGTCTGCGATTGGTCTCTCTATCATCCTGTCCGTTGGCTTTGATAATTTCGTGCAGCTGCTGAGCGGCGCGCATGCCATGGACAAGCACTTTGCAGAAACCCCAGCAGAACAGAACCTGCCGGTACTGCTGGCGCTAATCGGCATCTGGTACAACAATTTCTTCGGCGCGGAAACTGAAGCGATTCTGCCTTATGACCAGTATATGCACCGTTTTGCGGCTTACTTCCAGCAGGGCAACATGGAATCTAACGGTAAATATGTTGACCGCGAAGGCAACCCGGTTACCTGGCAGACTGGCCCCATCATTTGGGGTGAGCCTGGCACGAATGGTCAGCATGCGTTTTATCAGCTGATCCACCAGGGTACTAAGCTGGTTCCCTGCGATTTTATCGCTCCAGCTATCACGCATAATCAGTTAGGCGATCATCACGACAAGCTCCTCTCTAACTTCTTCGCGCAGACCGAGGCGCTGGCTTTCGGTAAATCACGTGAGGTAGTAGAGAAAGAGTTTGCTGATGCGGGTAAAGATGCTAAATCCGTTGAGCATATCGTACCGTTTAAAGTGTTTGAGGGTAACCGCCCAACAAACTCTATTCTGTTGCGTGAGATCACCCCGTACAGCCTGGGCGCGTTAATTGCGCTGTATGAGCATAAGATCTTTACTCAGGGCGCGATACTTAACATCTTTACGTTCGATCAGTGGGGCGTTGAGCTGGGTAAACAGCTGGCAAACCGCATCCTGCCTGAATTGAAAGATGCCGGTAATGTCAGCAGCCATGACAGTTCCACTAACGGCTTGATTAACCGTTATAAATCCTGGCGCTAA
- the aqpZ gene encoding aquaporin Z yields MMQKLLAEFLGTFVLVLGGCGSAVLAAGWPELGIGFTGVSLAFGLTVLTMAYAVGHISGGHFNPAVTLGLWAGGRFNAAQILPYIVFQVLGAIAAGGVLWLIASGKAGFDVDIHGFAANGYGDYSPGGYSLFACMLVEAVLTAIFLVVIMGATDKNAPAGFAPVAIGLALTLIHLVSIPVTNTSVNPARSTGVALYQGGWAIDQLWMFWLIPLAGGVVGGLVYRFLLQNKA; encoded by the coding sequence ATGATGCAAAAACTATTGGCTGAATTTTTAGGGACATTTGTTTTGGTTCTGGGCGGTTGTGGCAGTGCGGTATTAGCTGCCGGCTGGCCTGAGCTGGGAATCGGTTTTACCGGCGTTTCGCTGGCGTTTGGTCTGACGGTATTGACGATGGCTTACGCCGTTGGACATATTTCCGGCGGGCACTTTAACCCAGCCGTAACGCTGGGACTGTGGGCTGGCGGGCGTTTCAATGCTGCGCAGATCCTGCCCTACATTGTTTTTCAGGTGCTCGGCGCTATCGCTGCCGGTGGCGTGCTGTGGTTAATCGCCAGCGGTAAGGCTGGATTTGACGTAGATATCCACGGCTTCGCCGCTAACGGCTACGGCGACTACTCACCTGGCGGCTATTCGCTGTTCGCCTGTATGTTAGTGGAAGCGGTACTGACCGCGATCTTCCTGGTGGTGATTATGGGTGCAACCGATAAAAATGCGCCTGCGGGCTTCGCACCTGTGGCTATCGGTCTGGCGCTGACCCTGATCCATCTGGTCAGTATTCCGGTAACCAATACCTCCGTCAACCCGGCGCGCAGTACCGGCGTTGCGCTCTATCAGGGCGGCTGGGCTATCGATCAGCTGTGGATGTTCTGGTTGATTCCGCTGGCTGGCGGCGTCGTTGGCGGTCTGGTTTACCGTTTTCTGCTGCAAAACAAGGCATAA
- a CDS encoding YjbF family lipoprotein, with product MRHILLLFLCLFLQACTQVQQGLVDSVKQAFIGLDDVTVPVERIRSLPYASIYLRVNHGQRIFLVLGYAENGQHKWVTQDRAMLVTQNGRLVKTLGLTNNLLETTNLSQDPLAQPLLIQEGDSWSYVLIWTDKGRLQSALVTSRFQRAQDEILHIAGKAIACRVWREKASVAATGVRWQNTFWIDNASGEVRQSTQHSGAEALSVDITLLKPVKS from the coding sequence GTGCGCCATATTCTATTGCTGTTTTTATGCCTGTTCTTACAGGCTTGTACACAAGTGCAACAGGGGCTGGTTGATAGCGTTAAACAGGCGTTTATAGGTCTGGATGATGTTACCGTACCGGTAGAACGTATTCGGTCCCTGCCTTACGCCAGTATTTACCTTCGTGTTAATCACGGTCAGCGCATTTTCCTGGTACTCGGCTATGCCGAAAATGGTCAGCATAAATGGGTCACACAAGACCGTGCGATGCTGGTTACGCAAAACGGGCGTCTGGTGAAAACCCTGGGGCTGACCAATAACCTGCTGGAAACCACTAACCTTTCTCAGGATCCGCTTGCTCAGCCACTGTTGATACAGGAAGGCGATAGCTGGTCGTACGTGCTGATCTGGACTGATAAGGGACGTCTGCAATCGGCACTGGTCACTTCACGTTTTCAACGTGCGCAGGATGAAATACTGCATATTGCCGGGAAAGCCATCGCCTGTCGCGTTTGGCGTGAAAAGGCCAGCGTCGCTGCTACCGGTGTCCGCTGGCAGAATACATTCTGGATTGACAATGCCAGCGGTGAAGTGCGTCAGAGTACACAACATTCTGGCGCAGAGGCGTTATCGGTTGATATCACCCTGTTAAAACCGGTGAAATCATGA
- the lysC gene encoding lysine-sensitive aspartokinase 3, with protein MSHTDLIVAKFGGTSVADFTAMNRSADVVLADASVRLVVLSASAGITNLLVALAEGQPQPQRDNLLEDIRQIQYAIIDRLQQPAVIREEIDRMLENIAMLAETAAQTASAALTDELVSHGELMSSLLFVEILRERNVAAEWFDVRKIMRTSDRFGRAEPDVNALAELSRLQLRPRLEKALVITQGFIGSEAKGRTTTLGRGGSDYTAALLGEALQAQRIDIWTDVPGIYSTDPRIVPAAQRIDKITFEEAAEMATFGAKVLHPATLLPAVRSDIPVFVGSSKDPAAGGTLVCNETENPPLFRALALRRKQTLLTLHSLNMLHARGFLAEVFAILARHHISVDLITTSEVSVALTLDTTGSTSTDGSLLTQALLTELSSLCRVEVEENLALVALIGNKLSQACGVGKEVFGVLEPFNLRMICYGASSYNLCFLVPGNDAEQVVRTLHHNLFKC; from the coding sequence ATGTCTCACACTGATTTGATCGTTGCAAAATTTGGCGGTACCAGCGTTGCCGATTTTACCGCTATGAACCGCAGCGCCGATGTGGTGCTGGCTGATGCCAGCGTACGTCTGGTGGTGCTCTCCGCCTCCGCCGGTATCACTAACCTGCTGGTTGCTCTGGCAGAAGGCCAACCACAGCCACAGCGCGATAATCTGCTGGAGGATATTCGCCAGATTCAGTATGCCATTATCGATCGGCTACAGCAGCCAGCGGTAATCCGCGAAGAGATCGATCGGATGCTGGAAAATATTGCCATGCTGGCGGAAACCGCCGCACAGACCGCTTCCGCCGCGCTAACCGACGAACTGGTCAGCCACGGCGAACTGATGTCATCATTGCTGTTTGTAGAGATTCTGCGCGAGCGTAACGTTGCCGCAGAATGGTTTGACGTACGCAAAATTATGCGCACCAGCGATCGTTTTGGGCGCGCCGAGCCGGATGTTAATGCTTTGGCCGAGCTAAGCCGCCTGCAACTGCGTCCACGCCTGGAAAAAGCGCTGGTAATAACCCAGGGCTTTATCGGCAGCGAGGCAAAAGGCCGCACTACCACGCTTGGGCGCGGCGGCAGTGATTACACCGCTGCGCTGCTGGGTGAAGCGTTACAGGCACAACGTATTGATATCTGGACCGATGTACCGGGGATCTATTCTACCGATCCGCGTATTGTGCCTGCCGCCCAGCGCATCGATAAAATTACGTTTGAAGAAGCGGCGGAAATGGCGACCTTTGGCGCGAAGGTGCTGCATCCGGCGACGTTGCTGCCAGCGGTACGCAGTGACATCCCGGTATTTGTTGGTTCCAGCAAAGATCCCGCTGCTGGCGGCACGCTGGTCTGTAACGAAACGGAAAATCCTCCGCTGTTCCGGGCGCTGGCGCTGCGCCGCAAGCAAACGCTGCTGACCCTGCATAGCCTGAATATGCTGCACGCACGCGGCTTTCTTGCCGAGGTTTTTGCTATCCTGGCGCGCCATCATATTTCTGTCGATCTGATTACCACTTCAGAAGTCAGCGTTGCGCTGACGCTGGATACCACCGGATCCACCTCCACCGACGGCAGCCTGCTGACGCAGGCGCTGCTGACCGAGCTTTCTTCGCTGTGTCGGGTTGAGGTTGAAGAGAATCTGGCGCTGGTTGCGTTAATCGGTAACAAGCTGTCGCAGGCATGTGGCGTAGGTAAAGAGGTGTTTGGCGTGCTGGAGCCGTTTAATCTGCGGATGATCTGCTATGGTGCCAGTAGCTACAATCTCTGTTTCCTGGTACCGGGAAACGATGCCGAACAGGTTGTACGCACTTTGCACCATAATTTATTTAAATGTTGA